From the Streptomyces nigrescens genome, one window contains:
- a CDS encoding Dyp-type peroxidase: MSRAESRPSRRAFIGATGAVAATGITAGCESPAPRPSRPSSPASPTRVAPTGRHQAGITLPQPAQPNLLAVVADLGDAVAVGPLLAELGQAVHTLTAGTDPRLLGLPPGDLTVTIGVGPRLVRMADPSLPGAADLPRFSREQIAPQARGGDLLLQICAGDPLLLPVVASALLEQAGHRIRERWRQSGRRGPDIPVDKGISAPRNLLGFIDGIVGPHTTAEHRRHLWLAGPASVGGGTIAVVRRMELDLPRFTALSVADQEAVFGRRRATGVPLSGGTAAWDPDLGAKTPDGRYLVPADAHVRRASPHVAGVGLMLRRSYSTDAPHPGLLFISFQNDLRTFTNTLARMDDSDALLGFTTTTASATFLILPGFDRQHPLGAKTFH, from the coding sequence GTGAGCCGAGCCGAGTCCCGTCCATCACGCCGCGCGTTCATCGGTGCCACCGGGGCAGTGGCGGCCACCGGGATCACCGCCGGGTGCGAATCGCCCGCACCTCGGCCGAGCCGGCCCTCTTCCCCCGCGTCACCCACACGGGTGGCGCCGACCGGACGCCATCAGGCAGGCATCACGCTCCCGCAACCGGCCCAGCCGAACCTCCTCGCGGTGGTGGCCGACCTCGGCGACGCCGTGGCCGTCGGCCCGCTGCTGGCCGAACTCGGCCAGGCCGTTCACACGCTCACCGCGGGAACCGATCCACGACTGCTGGGCCTGCCGCCGGGCGATCTCACCGTGACGATCGGGGTGGGCCCACGGCTGGTGCGCATGGCCGATCCCTCCCTGCCCGGCGCGGCAGACCTCCCCCGCTTCTCCCGCGAGCAGATCGCCCCGCAGGCGCGCGGCGGGGACCTGCTGCTACAGATCTGCGCCGGCGACCCCTTGCTGTTACCGGTCGTCGCCTCCGCGCTTCTGGAGCAGGCCGGTCACCGGATACGTGAACGCTGGCGGCAGTCCGGACGCCGCGGTCCGGACATCCCCGTGGACAAGGGCATCTCCGCGCCACGGAATCTGCTCGGTTTCATCGACGGCATCGTGGGCCCGCACACGACGGCCGAACACCGACGCCACCTGTGGCTGGCCGGGCCGGCTTCCGTCGGCGGCGGCACGATCGCAGTGGTACGGCGCATGGAACTCGACCTGCCGCGGTTCACCGCGCTCTCCGTCGCCGACCAGGAGGCGGTCTTCGGGCGGCGCAGAGCCACCGGCGTGCCCCTCTCCGGAGGGACCGCGGCCTGGGACCCGGACCTCGGCGCCAAAACACCGGACGGGCGCTACCTCGTCCCGGCCGACGCCCATGTCCGCCGGGCCAGCCCCCATGTGGCCGGCGTGGGTCTCATGCTCCGCCGCTCCTACAGCACCGACGCGCCCCACCCCGGCCTGCTCTTCATCAGCTTCCAGAACGACTTACGCACCTTCACCAACACGCTTGCCCGTATGGATGATTCCGACGCACTGCTGGGATTCACCACCACCACCGCCAGCGCGACATTCCTCATCCTCCCCGGCTTCGACCGGCAGCACCCTCTCGGCGCCAAGACGTTCCACTGA
- a CDS encoding P1 family peptidase has translation MTEQQAGPPYPTGPQDALTDVLGLRVGHAQRIGDGHLTGTTVVLAPEGGAVAAVDVRGGGPGTRETDALDPRNLVQHVEALVLTGGSAFGLDAASGVAAWLEDQGRGFRVGPDPAQVVPVVPAAALFDLGRGGNWRARPDAALGRAAVSAAAGTEPGAPVAQGNTGAGTGAVAGGLKGGIGTASAILPSGATVAALAAVNAAGSVTDPRTGALYGHLYEDPTALPALEVHAAALRRLAEAREISLTRSAASVRPPLNTTLVVVATDATLTRAQAHKLAGTAHDGLARAIRPVHLLSDGDTVFALSTATRPLTPEEPPTDPAFGIHTEAGALNDLLAAGADVLTRAVVNAALAAETVRGPGGVFPSYRDLYGSA, from the coding sequence ATTACTGAGCAGCAGGCGGGCCCGCCGTACCCCACGGGGCCGCAGGACGCCCTCACCGACGTCCTCGGCCTCCGGGTCGGCCACGCCCAGCGCATCGGTGACGGCCATCTGACCGGCACCACCGTCGTCCTGGCCCCCGAGGGCGGCGCCGTCGCGGCCGTCGACGTACGCGGTGGCGGCCCCGGCACCCGGGAGACCGACGCGCTGGACCCGCGCAATCTCGTCCAGCACGTCGAGGCGCTGGTGCTGACCGGCGGCAGCGCCTTCGGTCTTGACGCCGCGTCCGGTGTCGCCGCGTGGCTGGAGGACCAGGGCCGGGGCTTCCGGGTCGGCCCGGACCCCGCCCAGGTCGTCCCCGTCGTGCCGGCCGCGGCCCTCTTCGACCTGGGCCGCGGCGGCAACTGGCGGGCCCGCCCGGACGCCGCCCTGGGCCGGGCGGCGGTCTCCGCCGCGGCGGGCACCGAGCCCGGCGCTCCCGTCGCACAGGGCAACACGGGCGCCGGCACGGGCGCGGTGGCCGGCGGCCTCAAGGGCGGCATCGGCACCGCGAGCGCCATCCTCCCCTCGGGCGCCACCGTCGCCGCCCTGGCCGCCGTCAATGCCGCGGGCTCCGTCACCGACCCCCGCACCGGCGCCCTCTACGGCCATCTGTACGAGGACCCCACCGCCCTCCCGGCCCTCGAGGTGCACGCCGCCGCCCTGCGCCGACTGGCCGAGGCCCGGGAGATCTCCCTGACCCGTTCGGCAGCGTCCGTCCGTCCGCCGCTCAACACCACCCTCGTCGTGGTCGCCACCGACGCCACCCTCACCCGCGCCCAGGCCCACAAGCTCGCCGGCACCGCCCACGACGGCCTGGCCCGCGCCATCCGCCCCGTCCACCTTCTCTCCGACGGCGACACGGTCTTCGCCCTGTCCACCGCCACCCGCCCCCTTACCCCCGAAGAGCCCCCCACCGACCCCGCCTTCGGCATCCACACCGAGGCCGGCGCCCTGAACGACCTCCTCGCCGCCGGCGCGGACGTCCTGACCCGCGCCGTGGTCAACGCCGCCCTCGCAGCAGAAACGGTGCGCGGTCCCGGCGGCGTCTTCCCGTCGTACCGGGACCTGTACGGAAGCGCCTGA
- a CDS encoding CaiB/BaiF CoA transferase family protein, with translation MPQPHRPQPRPPADAAPEPTGAEPTGTEPPGAETYTAPPTDAAPPGAAPARALDGILVADFSRVLAGPLAAATLADLGAEVIKVERPGTGDDTRAWGPPFVADPPSGEEPPSGEEPAPHEGGAPRRGTAAYFDAANRSKRGLALDLGDPDDAAAARELARRADVLIENFRPGSLAKYGLDHTATRAANPGLVHCTITGFGSGAGARLPGYDFVVQAVGGLMSITGEPGGTPLKAGVALVDVLTAKDATTGILAALRHRDRTGQGQLVEVNLLSSLLGSLVNQASGHLATGRDPGPMGNRHPSIAPYETLACRDGQLLAVAVGNDRQFRELARALGAPELAEDARFARNEDRVQNRTDLVKALERRLASDTPRDWTERLTAVSVPCGPVNTVSEALELAQRLGLAPVTPVGEGRIPQVTSPLRLSGTPVAQPFAPPRLDEHGTALRTWLSGPADHPLPPHV, from the coding sequence GTGCCGCAGCCGCACCGGCCGCAGCCCCGGCCACCCGCCGACGCCGCCCCAGAGCCCACCGGCGCGGAGCCCACCGGCACGGAGCCCCCTGGCGCCGAGACCTACACCGCCCCGCCCACCGACGCGGCCCCGCCCGGTGCGGCACCCGCCCGTGCCCTGGACGGCATCCTCGTCGCGGACTTCAGCCGGGTGCTGGCCGGGCCTCTGGCCGCCGCGACGCTCGCCGACCTCGGCGCCGAGGTGATCAAGGTGGAGCGGCCGGGCACCGGTGACGACACCCGCGCCTGGGGCCCTCCGTTCGTCGCGGACCCCCCTTCCGGCGAGGAGCCCCCTTCCGGCGAGGAGCCCGCACCGCACGAGGGCGGAGCGCCGCGGCGCGGGACGGCCGCGTACTTCGACGCCGCGAACCGCTCCAAGCGCGGTCTGGCACTGGATCTCGGCGATCCGGACGATGCGGCCGCGGCCCGCGAGTTGGCGCGCCGGGCCGACGTACTGATCGAGAACTTCCGCCCCGGCTCGCTCGCCAAATACGGCCTGGACCACACCGCCACCCGCGCCGCCAACCCGGGCCTGGTGCACTGCACCATCACCGGGTTCGGCTCCGGCGCGGGCGCCCGGCTGCCCGGCTATGACTTCGTCGTGCAGGCCGTCGGCGGGCTGATGAGCATCACCGGCGAGCCCGGCGGCACACCGCTGAAGGCGGGCGTCGCGCTGGTGGACGTGCTGACCGCGAAGGACGCCACCACCGGCATCCTCGCGGCGCTGCGCCACCGCGACCGCACCGGCCAGGGCCAGCTGGTCGAGGTCAATCTGCTGTCGTCGCTACTGGGCTCGCTGGTCAATCAGGCGTCCGGGCATCTGGCCACCGGCCGCGATCCGGGCCCGATGGGCAATCGCCATCCGAGCATCGCCCCGTACGAGACGCTGGCCTGCCGCGACGGGCAGCTGCTCGCGGTGGCGGTGGGCAATGACCGTCAGTTCCGGGAGCTGGCGCGGGCACTGGGCGCCCCGGAACTCGCCGAGGACGCCCGCTTCGCCCGCAATGAGGACCGGGTACAGAACCGCACAGATCTCGTCAAAGCGCTGGAGCGCCGGCTGGCCTCGGACACCCCGCGCGACTGGACCGAGCGACTGACCGCCGTGTCCGTGCCCTGCGGCCCGGTCAACACCGTCTCCGAGGCCCTGGAGTTGGCACAGCGCCTCGGTCTCGCCCCGGTGACACCGGTCGGCGAGGGACGTATCCCCCAAGTCACCAGCCCACTCCGCCTTTCGGGGACGCCGGTGGCCCAACCCTTCGCTCCACCCCGCCTGGACGAACACGGCACGGCACTGCGAACCTGGCTGTCGGGGCCGGCCGACCACCCCCTGCCGCCACACGTGTGA
- a CDS encoding Yip1 family protein — protein sequence MSAPPPSPPPQPPPPTLVQPAPRKPAPRRRLWWHRLIFGLWYRPVEVLDEARDRSAWSAAVLLSLISGAIGVLSVDAFHTQWAVDRTAGLQLIGLAEAGVLLASFVLGAVAHAIARTLGGIGRFAPTASLFIVLFWVTDLPRLMIAAWLPTDATFVQAATWTTWGFGYVLAILLIRGQHHLSTWKSAAAVSVQMLAALALLRLGPVR from the coding sequence ATGTCCGCACCGCCCCCCTCACCGCCTCCCCAGCCCCCACCGCCCACGCTCGTCCAGCCGGCGCCCCGTAAGCCCGCGCCTCGCCGCCGACTGTGGTGGCACCGGCTGATATTCGGGCTCTGGTACCGCCCGGTGGAGGTGCTGGACGAGGCGCGGGACCGCAGCGCCTGGAGCGCGGCGGTGCTGCTGTCGCTGATCAGCGGCGCCATCGGGGTGCTGTCGGTGGACGCGTTCCACACCCAGTGGGCCGTCGACCGCACCGCGGGGCTCCAGCTCATCGGGCTGGCCGAGGCGGGGGTACTGCTCGCCAGCTTCGTGCTGGGCGCGGTCGCCCATGCGATCGCCCGCACCCTCGGCGGTATCGGCCGCTTCGCGCCGACCGCGAGCCTGTTCATCGTGCTCTTCTGGGTGACGGATCTGCCGCGACTGATGATCGCCGCCTGGCTGCCGACCGACGCCACCTTCGTGCAGGCCGCGACGTGGACGACCTGGGGCTTCGGCTATGTCCTCGCCATACTGCTCATACGCGGCCAGCACCATCTCTCGACGTGGAAGTCGGCGGCCGCGGTCTCCGTACAGATGCTGGCCGCACTGGCCCTGCTGAGGCTGGGCCCGGTCCGCTGA
- a CDS encoding low temperature requirement protein A, which yields MPVLMRARRRDEEHRAATPLELFFDLCFVVAIAQAGRQLAHALAEGHPGHGVSGYLMLFFAIWWAWMNFSWFASAYDTDDALYRVVTLVQMAGVLVLAAGVPRAFAHSDFTVIWFGYLVMRLAMVTQWLRVALGNTDAERRTALRYALGVTVCQIGWLGLLLLPVHDVPWVFVVVGLLELAVPALAERERQTTWHPHHIAERYGLFTIIVLGETIAAATLAVQSALDRNDALGTLLPIAGGGLLLVFAAYWIYFAVPIHLHLRSNRQAFLWGYGHYLVFGSAAAVGAGIEIAVEESFGRAHLSAFAAAACVTVPAALFMLTVWLIHSRHQKRGLAQQLVLPVSALLVLVCTFAGDWAVLATGLVASATVAAGVGLTSRQGTALVE from the coding sequence GTGCCGGTCCTCATGCGGGCGCGCCGCCGCGACGAGGAGCACCGCGCCGCCACCCCGCTGGAGCTCTTCTTCGACCTGTGTTTCGTCGTGGCGATCGCCCAGGCCGGCCGCCAGCTGGCGCATGCGCTCGCCGAGGGGCACCCGGGGCACGGCGTGTCCGGCTATCTGATGCTCTTCTTCGCCATCTGGTGGGCCTGGATGAACTTCAGCTGGTTCGCCTCGGCGTACGACACCGACGACGCGCTCTACCGCGTGGTGACGCTCGTCCAGATGGCGGGGGTGCTGGTCCTGGCCGCGGGCGTGCCGCGGGCCTTCGCACACAGCGACTTCACCGTCATCTGGTTCGGGTACCTGGTGATGCGGCTGGCCATGGTCACCCAGTGGCTGCGGGTCGCTCTCGGCAACACCGACGCAGAGCGGCGCACCGCGCTGCGCTACGCCTTGGGGGTGACGGTGTGCCAGATCGGCTGGCTGGGCCTGCTGCTCCTGCCCGTGCACGACGTCCCCTGGGTGTTCGTGGTCGTTGGCCTGCTGGAGCTGGCGGTCCCCGCGCTTGCCGAGCGGGAGCGGCAGACGACCTGGCATCCGCATCACATCGCCGAGCGCTACGGCCTGTTCACCATCATCGTGCTGGGCGAGACGATCGCGGCGGCCACTCTCGCCGTGCAGTCGGCGCTGGACCGGAACGACGCGCTCGGCACGCTGCTGCCGATCGCGGGCGGCGGGCTGCTGCTGGTCTTCGCCGCGTACTGGATCTATTTCGCGGTGCCCATCCACCTTCACCTCCGCTCGAACCGTCAGGCGTTCCTGTGGGGCTATGGGCACTACCTCGTGTTCGGCTCGGCGGCCGCGGTCGGGGCGGGCATCGAGATCGCGGTGGAGGAGTCCTTCGGCAGGGCGCATCTGTCGGCGTTCGCGGCGGCCGCCTGTGTCACGGTGCCGGCGGCGCTGTTCATGCTCACGGTGTGGCTGATCCACTCCCGGCACCAGAAGCGTGGCCTGGCACAGCAGCTGGTGCTGCCGGTGTCGGCGCTGCTGGTCCTGGTGTGCACCTTCGCCGGGGACTGGGCGGTCCTGGCGACCGGGCTGGTGGCCTCCGCCACCGTGGCGGCCGGTGTCGGCCTCACGTCCCGTCAGGGCACCGCGCTGGTGGAGTAG
- a CDS encoding L,D-transpeptidase family protein → MARHAQSRARTRLSRRSKAVSGLALSTLVGTALWAWPASGDDHNSGTDAKSTMSTTASGPDTPRTPASAPKTAPNAAPNAPAGRPIPGLSDAARKRIPADSRQVLVVTGKDMDSFQSRVVLYTREDDSDDWEPGPTWAAHNAAHGWTDDHRYGDLRSPIGVYPLTDAGGLLPAPEGTKLPYDHNSSFVADGTGVEGEPLAGAFDYVIAINYNREPGTSPLDQQRPWGAAKGGGVWLHVDHDGPTQGCISLKPKVMRELLRTLDPDLHPVIVMGPADY, encoded by the coding sequence ATGGCCCGCCACGCTCAGTCCCGCGCGCGGACGAGACTGTCCCGGCGCAGCAAGGCCGTGAGCGGTCTCGCCCTCTCCACCCTGGTCGGCACCGCCCTGTGGGCGTGGCCGGCCTCGGGCGACGACCACAACAGCGGGACCGACGCCAAGAGCACCATGTCGACGACGGCTTCCGGCCCGGACACGCCACGTACGCCCGCGTCCGCGCCGAAAACCGCCCCGAACGCCGCACCGAACGCCCCGGCCGGACGGCCGATCCCGGGCCTCAGTGACGCGGCCAGGAAGCGGATACCGGCCGACTCCCGGCAGGTGCTGGTCGTCACCGGCAAGGACATGGACTCCTTCCAGTCCCGTGTCGTCCTCTACACCCGCGAGGACGACTCGGACGACTGGGAGCCGGGCCCCACCTGGGCCGCGCACAACGCCGCCCACGGCTGGACCGACGACCACCGCTACGGCGATCTGCGCTCGCCCATCGGGGTCTACCCCCTCACCGACGCGGGCGGCCTGCTGCCCGCGCCCGAGGGCACCAAGCTCCCCTACGACCACAACAGCAGCTTCGTCGCCGACGGCACCGGCGTGGAGGGCGAGCCGCTGGCCGGCGCCTTCGACTACGTCATCGCCATCAACTACAACCGCGAGCCGGGCACCTCCCCCCTGGACCAGCAGCGCCCGTGGGGCGCCGCCAAGGGCGGCGGCGTCTGGCTGCACGTCGACCACGACGGGCCCACCCAGGGCTGTATCAGCCTCAAGCCCAAGGTGATGCGGGAGCTGCTGCGCACCCTCGACCCCGACCTGCACCCGGTCATCGTGATGGGACCGGCCGATTACTGA
- a CDS encoding VIT1/CCC1 transporter family protein yields the protein MTSQTTDHDEAHGGGLGSRLNWLRAAVLGANDGIVSTAGLVVGVAGATDVRGTLLTAGLAGLLAGSLSMAAGEYVSVSTQRDSEKAALAQEKRELATEPQAELVELTEMLEGKGLDEQLAREVAEQLTEHDALRAHAEVELGIDPDELTNPWHAAGASFLAFTAGALLPLLAMVLPPAADRLWITVGAVVVALALCGWGSARMGFAPVGRAMVRNVGGGVVAMGVTYAAGSVLGAAGV from the coding sequence ATGACCTCGCAGACAACGGACCACGACGAGGCGCACGGCGGCGGGCTCGGCAGCCGGCTCAACTGGCTGCGGGCGGCGGTCCTTGGCGCCAACGACGGCATCGTGTCCACCGCCGGACTCGTCGTCGGGGTCGCCGGAGCCACCGACGTACGCGGCACGTTGTTGACGGCGGGGCTGGCGGGGCTGCTGGCCGGTTCCCTGTCGATGGCGGCCGGTGAGTATGTGTCGGTCTCCACCCAGCGCGATTCGGAGAAGGCCGCGCTGGCGCAGGAGAAGCGGGAGCTGGCGACCGAGCCGCAGGCGGAACTCGTCGAGCTGACCGAGATGTTGGAGGGGAAGGGGCTGGACGAGCAGCTGGCCCGGGAGGTGGCCGAGCAGCTCACCGAGCACGATGCGCTGCGGGCCCATGCCGAGGTGGAGTTGGGCATCGACCCCGATGAACTCACCAATCCCTGGCATGCGGCGGGGGCGAGCTTCCTCGCGTTCACGGCGGGGGCGTTGCTGCCGTTGCTGGCGATGGTGCTGCCGCCGGCCGCGGATCGGCTGTGGATCACGGTGGGTGCGGTGGTCGTGGCGCTGGCGCTGTGCGGGTGGGGCAGTGCGCGGATGGGGTTTGCGCCGGTGGGGCGGGCGATGGTGCGGAATGTGGGGGGTGGGGTGGTGGCGATGGGCGTGACGTATGCGGCGGGGTCGGTATTGGGAGCGGCGGGGGTTTGA
- a CDS encoding SdrD B-like domain-containing protein: protein MGATAGPAAASTADGTLTVQVLRDFFGTGVINATMDVPQRGMKVEISDPAGHDVTGVTDATGKVVVSRSAVLSGGRYRVDVSVPAPYSDYLRAAPASTADNHFDSFTSFVDVSDGKNASVVTGVWDPADYTLPDSRYFVPVHNGANGTDNRALVAFGTKTRGTCPTDVACPATLATQDQVGTTFGLAYDTYRTRLFQSAFARRYAPYGPQGGGAIYTVPVNGSGAPELFARVPDAAVTRHDTANMIKDPGFTDAPGKESIGGLALSEDGSTLYAVNLRTRSLVSFDATGATAAAPESTVPIPDPGCASPDDWRPFGLQAHNNTLYVGGVCSAESTRQRADLKAFVSTYDGKRFTTVLSHPLSDERGSVFGSGDKATHWNPWNTSLDTWDDRKAGGVFIDPQPELSSLAFARDGSMILGFRDRFMDVLSWGGLDPRPGNDTAESGMSGGDITMVCATPTGEYQWEGTGSCPNHATPANSGGQAAGVVEYFPGDYYANAHQETALGSVAYIPQQQWVVSTEFDPVVNVATSGTGYHDITTGQGPGNNPTANGFQFVSGVQGGFGKAGGLGDIAYAAANAPIQIGNVVWFDGDHNGIQDPGHVLLPGATINLLDADGKQVATTRTNAAGEYYFGGVGAAYELTPGAKYTVQFDVCTADTSQVPEQPPASELRFTLPRAGANRAHDSNVTPPTTGQLCNGHAPVTAPDKPGGVDHTIDAGVYIPKATPTPTPTSTPTATPTPTPSATPTSTSTPTPAPTSTPSAPPAATPPSPAPPAHRPAPGGGSTGSLAHTGMSGLPQMIALVGLLVGAGLVIAFMSRKRRARKH, encoded by the coding sequence GTGGGAGCGACGGCTGGGCCGGCCGCCGCTTCGACCGCCGACGGCACGCTGACGGTTCAGGTGCTGCGCGACTTCTTCGGCACCGGTGTGATCAACGCGACGATGGACGTCCCACAGCGGGGCATGAAGGTGGAGATCTCCGACCCCGCTGGGCACGATGTCACCGGCGTCACGGATGCCACCGGAAAGGTCGTGGTGTCGCGGTCGGCCGTGCTGAGCGGCGGCCGGTACCGCGTCGACGTCAGCGTCCCGGCACCGTACAGCGACTACCTGCGGGCGGCGCCTGCGTCGACGGCGGACAACCACTTCGACAGCTTCACGTCGTTCGTGGATGTGTCGGACGGAAAGAACGCCTCGGTGGTGACGGGGGTGTGGGATCCGGCCGACTACACGCTGCCGGACTCGCGGTACTTCGTGCCGGTCCACAACGGCGCCAACGGGACCGACAACCGGGCCTTGGTGGCGTTCGGGACGAAGACCCGGGGCACCTGTCCCACCGATGTGGCGTGCCCGGCCACGCTGGCCACGCAGGACCAGGTGGGCACGACGTTCGGGTTGGCGTACGACACGTACCGGACCCGGCTGTTCCAGAGCGCGTTCGCCCGCCGGTACGCCCCGTACGGGCCGCAGGGCGGGGGCGCGATCTACACGGTGCCGGTCAACGGCTCGGGTGCGCCGGAGCTGTTCGCGCGGGTGCCGGACGCCGCGGTGACGCGGCACGACACCGCCAACATGATCAAGGATCCCGGGTTCACCGACGCGCCGGGCAAGGAGAGCATCGGTGGCCTGGCCCTGTCGGAGGACGGCTCCACGCTCTACGCGGTGAACCTGCGGACCCGCAGCCTGGTGAGCTTCGACGCGACAGGGGCCACCGCCGCGGCGCCCGAGTCGACGGTCCCGATCCCGGACCCGGGGTGCGCGAGCCCCGACGACTGGCGGCCGTTCGGTCTCCAGGCCCACAACAACACGCTGTACGTCGGCGGCGTGTGCAGCGCGGAGAGCACGCGGCAGCGCGCGGACCTGAAAGCCTTCGTCTCCACCTACGACGGCAAGCGGTTCACCACGGTGCTGAGCCACCCGCTCTCGGACGAACGCGGCAGCGTCTTCGGTTCCGGCGACAAGGCCACCCACTGGAACCCGTGGAACACCAGCCTGGACACGTGGGACGACCGGAAGGCGGGCGGCGTCTTCATCGATCCGCAGCCGGAGCTGTCCTCCCTCGCCTTCGCCCGCGACGGCTCGATGATCCTGGGTTTCCGCGACCGGTTCATGGATGTGCTCAGTTGGGGAGGGCTGGACCCCCGCCCGGGGAACGACACGGCGGAAAGCGGTATGTCCGGTGGTGACATCACCATGGTCTGCGCCACTCCCACCGGCGAATACCAATGGGAAGGCACCGGGAGCTGCCCCAACCACGCCACCCCCGCCAACAGCGGCGGCCAGGCCGCCGGTGTCGTCGAATACTTCCCGGGCGACTATTACGCCAACGCGCACCAGGAGACCGCGCTGGGGTCGGTGGCCTATATCCCGCAGCAGCAGTGGGTCGTCAGCACGGAGTTCGACCCGGTCGTCAACGTCGCGACCTCAGGGACCGGGTACCACGACATCACGACCGGTCAGGGCCCGGGCAACAACCCGACCGCCAACGGGTTCCAGTTCGTCAGCGGGGTACAAGGCGGGTTCGGCAAGGCCGGCGGGCTCGGTGACATCGCGTACGCGGCGGCGAACGCGCCGATCCAGATCGGAAACGTCGTGTGGTTCGACGGCGACCACAACGGGATTCAGGACCCGGGGCACGTGCTGCTGCCGGGGGCGACGATCAACCTGCTGGACGCGGACGGCAAACAGGTCGCCACGACCAGGACCAATGCCGCCGGCGAGTACTACTTCGGGGGTGTCGGCGCCGCGTACGAGCTCACGCCGGGCGCGAAGTACACGGTGCAGTTCGACGTGTGCACCGCGGACACCAGCCAGGTGCCCGAGCAGCCCCCGGCGAGCGAGCTGAGGTTCACGCTCCCGCGGGCCGGTGCCAACCGTGCGCACGACTCCAATGTGACCCCGCCGACCACCGGGCAGTTGTGCAACGGCCACGCGCCTGTCACGGCGCCGGACAAGCCGGGCGGGGTCGATCACACGATCGACGCCGGGGTGTACATCCCGAAGGCCACTCCGACTCCGACTCCGACTTCGACGCCTACTGCGACTCCGACACCGACGCCTAGTGCGACGCCGACTTCGACTTCGACGCCGACTCCGGCCCCGACCTCGACGCCGAGTGCGCCACCGGCCGCTACGCCGCCGTCCCCCGCGCCGCCTGCCCACCGCCCGGCCCCGGGCGGCGGGAGCACGGGTTCGCTGGCGCACACCGGTATGTCCGGGCTGCCACAGATGATCGCCCTGGTCGGTCTGCTGGTGGGTGCGGGCCTGGTCATCGCGTTCATGAGCCGGAAGCGTCGCGCCCGGAAACACTGA
- a CDS encoding right-handed parallel beta-helix repeat-containing protein — protein sequence MPADAPSISDAVSLAHPGDLVLVARGVYHESVKVSTPRVTLRGESRDKVVIDGRLRQPNGVVVSAPGVAVENLTVRNNTQNGVLVTGSAKAVAGLPGRSGGYDTGDEPVTFLKSFLVSYVTATRNGLYGIYAFSAQNGVIEHSYASGGADSGIYVGQCKPCRIVVRDNIAELNAVGYEGTNASEDMYVVRNRLVGNRVGLTTDSDHQEKLLPQQGAVIAGNLIAANQQTATPEQADGGWGTGIGIDGGSGNHFLRNRVAGNSNAGLVITATADLPPVGNRIVDNTFTGNGIDVGWTFPTATRGRGNCLRGNDLRTTVPARLARTESCPLPARSPSPAGRWAMPTAPRGIPFTEVAAPGPQPQFPHATTTGATAVPAVPALPKTAGIPLPPASLLAANARVRTS from the coding sequence GTGCCGGCTGACGCCCCGTCGATCTCGGATGCGGTGTCTCTCGCTCACCCCGGTGACCTGGTGCTGGTCGCGCGGGGCGTGTACCACGAGTCGGTGAAGGTCTCCACGCCTCGGGTCACTCTTCGCGGGGAGTCCCGGGACAAGGTCGTGATCGACGGGCGGTTGCGGCAACCGAACGGCGTCGTCGTCAGCGCGCCCGGGGTGGCCGTGGAGAACCTGACCGTAAGGAACAACACGCAGAACGGGGTCCTGGTCACCGGTTCGGCGAAGGCGGTCGCCGGGCTACCGGGGCGTTCCGGGGGCTACGACACCGGCGATGAGCCGGTCACCTTCCTGAAGTCGTTCCTGGTCTCCTACGTGACCGCGACCCGCAACGGTCTGTACGGCATCTACGCGTTCTCCGCGCAGAACGGTGTCATCGAGCACTCGTACGCGTCAGGCGGGGCCGACTCGGGCATCTACGTCGGACAGTGCAAGCCGTGTCGCATCGTGGTGCGGGACAACATCGCCGAACTCAACGCGGTCGGTTACGAAGGCACCAACGCCAGCGAAGACATGTACGTGGTCCGCAACCGCCTGGTCGGCAACCGGGTCGGCCTGACCACCGACTCCGACCATCAGGAGAAGCTGCTCCCGCAGCAGGGCGCCGTCATCGCGGGCAATCTGATCGCGGCCAACCAGCAGACGGCCACCCCGGAGCAGGCCGACGGCGGGTGGGGCACCGGGATCGGCATCGACGGCGGCAGCGGCAACCACTTCCTCCGCAACCGCGTCGCCGGCAACAGCAACGCCGGGCTGGTGATCACCGCGACCGCCGACCTGCCTCCGGTGGGCAACCGGATCGTGGACAACACGTTCACCGGCAACGGCATCGACGTCGGCTGGACGTTCCCCACCGCCACGCGGGGACGGGGCAACTGCCTGCGTGGCAATGATCTGCGCACCACCGTGCCCGCCCGGCTCGCGAGAACCGAGTCCTGCCCGCTTCCGGCCCGGTCGCCCTCGCCGGCCGGCAGGTGGGCGATGCCGACGGCGCCGCGTGGCATCCCGTTCACCGAGGTCGCGGCGCCGGGTCCACAGCCGCAGTTCCCGCACGCCACCACTACGGGCGCCACCGCTGTCCCGGCCGTTCCGGCCCTGCCGAAGACGGCGGGCATCCCGCTGCCGCCGGCGTCCCTGCTCGCCGCGAACGCGCGGGTGCGGACGTCCTGA